TTGAGCATTCTGCATTGCCCAGAGAAACTTTGTCGGGCATATCTGACACTGAATGATCCCTGCTGCTGTGGTTGTCAAATGTCGTAACACTGATAATCGAGATGTAAAGGGCAAGTCGTCTGCTTTCCGGACTTCTTCTAGTGATAGATATAGACTGGCAAGGCATGCACAGCTTTGGGGGTCTGTGTCGAAAGCCAAGAGCTTCGGATCAACGTTTgtatctgatctgatctgggTCAGCAAGCCATCAAGGTGTTTTCAGGTTAACTAACCCAAGAGACATCTCCAACGGTGCATCATCCGACATGTACTGACAGTGATCAAAACTTGATCTTCTCCCAACTTCGCTTCCCGTCTCGCTTGTAATACTCATGGCCAAAGTTGATGATGACGTCCTGCTCTCCGTACTGCTCGGGACCTCACTTTCCGTGACCTTTCTCTTTTTCGGTCTTCCCATCGGCAACTTGGCCGAGTATACACAGCTCTCTGATATACTCGAACATCTTCCGCAATAAGGATATCCGCCATCACATTTGAGCTTCTTTTGTCCTGGATGGATCAGCATACCGGATATGAGCGGGAATGACGGTCATACTGCACTGGTCACAGGAAGATCTCCTATTACCAGGATCTTGCATTTCGGGGGACATGATGTCTGACAGATATAAACAATCGTCTCGACTTGGAAACTGTACAAATAATTGTTTGGTATGTTTCGTTTATGTTGTAGGATCATCTTGTAAGCCATGGTAAAGAGTGGGTCCGATTAGTCCGAGGCCCGTCTCCGCTAGACCCCTGGCCGGAGCTCGGGTCTTGCATATTCCGATCGCGACCATCAGaaaaaattattttcttGTCTACTGATAAAGTAGAGCCCCCACTATCATATCAACAACTTTTACATCCCAACATCAACTTATTTTGCGACAATGGCGCCCTCAAAGGAAGTCGTCGCTACTGGCTCTACAGCTGTCGCCTCAATTAACCCTGACCAGGTATGTTTTCGATGACAATCTACATCTGCAACAGCTCTAACAATTGCCAGACCCTCAAGGCGTCCAAGGCTCTTTTGGCACACATCAAAAAGGCTTCCAAGCAAAAGTCCGACGAGTCTGGCAAGCGCAACCTcctcgacgatgaagatTCCGAAAACATTCCCATCTGGCTCAACTTGACCACCAAGCGCCACATCGTCGACAAGGCCCGTCTTCAGCCCGGCAAGATCGCCCTTCCTCACTCCCTCAACAACGGCGAGACAACCACCATCTGCATCATCACCGCCGAGCCTCAGCGCGCCTACAAGAACATTGTCGCTTCCGAAGAATTCCCCGAGGAGCTTCGTAAGCGCATCACTCGTGTCGTCGACTTTGGCAAGCTCAAGGCCAAGTACAGCCAGTACGAGGCTCAACGAAAGCTCTTTAACGAGGCCGATATCTTCCTTGGTGACGACCGCATCATTAACCGGTTACCCAAGGTTCTGGGTAAGACCTTTTACAAGACAACGCAGAAGCGACCGGTTCCTGTCAACCTACAGGCCAAGGTTACCAAGGTCGACGGAAAGCGACAGAAGCGTGTCAAGACTGAGGATACCGTCAATGCTGGTACACCTGCTGAGATTGCCAAGGAAGTTCAAAAGGCTGTCAACTCTGCTTTCGTCAGCCTTACCCCATCAACAAACACTTCCATCAAGGTTGGATACTCTGGTTGGACCGCTCAACAAATCGCCGACAATGTCGATGCTGTTGTTACCGGTATGATCGAGAAGTGGATTCCCCAAAAGTGGCGCAACATGAAGAGCATCTACATCAAGGGTCCCGAGACTACTGCTCTCCCTATCTGGTTGACTGATGAGCTCTGGCttgatgagaaggatgtcattGCTGAGGAAGAGGCCAAGGCTAAGAGCGAAAAGGCCAACATTGGCAAGAAGCGCAAGTCGCTCGAGAATGCTGAGGAGGTCGAGGCTGCTCCAAAGAAGGCGAAGAAGGAAGTTCCTGAAGCCGACGACAACAAGCTTGATAAGCAAATCTCTGACCGCAAGACCCGTTTGAGAAAGCAAAAGGCTTCGGCCAAGAAGGCTATTGACAACTAAAATGTATTTGCATTGGTGTTGGGGCGTTGAATGGTAAAAACCCAGTAGAACGAACTTTATACTTGCATTCCTAACAATATTAACTGTTGAGTAATACTACTGCTTGTCTCCGTCCATGCGTTCATAACAATATTATGAGCAATCCCTGTTTCATGCATCCCCATTATTCTTCAATAGGTATCATGAACATTGTAATCTTGTCGGAATTCACTTGAAGAGCTAGCGTCGCATTTACACACTGATTTACCTTCCTCCACAGAACAGTGACAACGATTATTGGAAGATGTGTAGCTCCCCGTCGAGGAGATATAATCGGAGTCCGTGTAGTCATTAGCCTCCGAATCATCCGACACGTCGTAATCCCAGAAATCGTCCGAGTCTGCTAGATCCGAGTCGGTGGTGTCACGGGCTTGCCAAAACGATTCCTCA
This Fusarium poae strain DAOMC 252244 chromosome 3, whole genome shotgun sequence DNA region includes the following protein-coding sequences:
- a CDS encoding hypothetical protein (BUSCO:41681at5125), translating into MAPSKEVVATGSTAVASINPDQTLKASKALLAHIKKASKQKSDESGKRNLLDDEDSENIPIWLNLTTKRHIVDKARLQPGKIALPHSLNNGETTTICIITAEPQRAYKNIVASEEFPEELRKRITRVVDFGKLKAKYSQYEAQRKLFNEADIFLGDDRIINRLPKVLGKTFYKTTQKRPVPVNLQAKVTKVDGKRQKRVKTEDTVNAGTPAEIAKEVQKAVNSAFVSLTPSTNTSIKVGYSGWTAQQIADNVDAVVTGMIEKWIPQKWRNMKSIYIKGPETTALPIWLTDELWLDEKDVIAEEEAKAKSEKANIGKKRKSLENAEEVEAAPKKAKKEVPEADDNKLDKQISDRKTRLRKQKASAKKAIDN